The segment ctTATACAACATGTATTTTTATGCAGATATATTGGAATGCAGAAATAGTctatggatatactgtatataaaaataaattaaatgtaccATTTAGTGAAGGGCTATAGAAAGTTTCTCTAAATATGTATTTCTGACATTAACCTTACACTTTTTGACCcaagttacattgtttttaatataaGTCTCCAAATTAATTCATAACTGATTTAAAGCTGTACTTATTTTTAACATACCTGACAAAAGCCCAAGTCTGGAGACATTGGTGAGGTTGCAGTGAAAGTTTCATTGGTTTTTGATACTGTAGCTTGAGCAATTGGTGTTGTTTGGAGTTTACAGCTGGAAAATGTCTTCATCTCTTCACTCATGACTGGAGCTGTAAATTCAGGAACGCATGTCACTGCTGCATGGTTATCCATCATTCCATAGCTGTTCTGTTCTGGTAACATCCTTGAAGGAGCAGTTAACTTGCATGGGTTCAGTTCGTATTGACTCTGGGTCTGTGGGATATGAGCTATGGGCTCTGTAAATAGTCCATTAGTTCTGGTTTGGAAGCAGCTTAAAGATATAGGGCATGTACTCCTCATCTCTTCCTCTCTTTTCTTAATCATTGACTCCTCATCAAGACCAAGAACTGCAGAAAGATGTGAGATGTAGCGAATGGTTAGGCGCAGGGTCTCTATCttggttaggttttttccagctggTGCCACTGCTGGGGGAAGGTATCTTCTGAGGTGTTGAAGTGATGTAGACAGATTTCTCATTCTCATCTTCTCTCTTTCACTGGCACTTTGCCTCTGATTACTGATCATTCCATATCTCTGGTTCCTCTTATCTGCTAGGTTCTTTCTAGGCCTTTTCAGCACATCTCTCTGTTGAAGAACTGTGTTGTAACTGCTGTATGTGTCTTGAGGAAAAGCGCACTGGTTATATGGCGGGGAAAACCCACTTGAATCAGTAGAAGAAGCAGGGGAAAGGCTGCTGTATCCTTCAGAATCAGGATAGCTCCAATCTTGTAATGGGCTATATTGTTGAGGCATAATTTCATCTGGTATATGCGGCTGTACTAGAGAGAAATCCATTGCTGCTTTGCTATGTGCTCCACTTGGCTGTGTCTGTTGAAATGCTGGACAGCACTGCACAGTCCAGGCTTTATCAGGATTCTAGAGGTGTGAATTCTCACCTTCAATGGTACCATCAACACTTCAAAGCTTAATAAAGGAGAGCAGGAGGTCCTTGGGAAGAATATTCCCAGAGTTTGAGGTGTGCATTTTCACcctcaagaaaatgaagtaaactaAGGTATGTGGAGGTCACTTATTCTGGGAATAAGTGACCTATAaggtaaataatatatacatgttcaTGAGAAAACTTCAGTAAACCATCTGGATTAAAATGTATACCTAACAAAAAAGTAACAGTGACAAATATATTGATTAGtgtcatatataaatagaccccacaatgtattatataatataatataatataatatatatatatatatatatatatatatatatgctgtatatcacTTGCACATTTTGGacatgttgtatttcttttttaaatgcAAAGTTTGTTCCTATAGTAACAAACTATCATACAGATTCAAACTGAGCTTGCAAAGTTATGTGAATCTATTAAATTAAAATGATAAATGTTATCATATTGCATTTGATGTTGCCTAATATTGAAGCATTTTCTATTTAGTGACCATTTCAAAAATAATGGATGAAAAAGAGAAATGAATTGCATAGTAATGGTGGTTAATATATTTTCTAATCTGTTTAAAATAAGAGAAGCAAATATAAGATTGTATATGATTAAAGGTATAATTAAAATGCAATTGGTTAAATATAATTGAGACGGCAGCCTTATGGCATTTGATAATTGTAAGAATAAGTATAAATTATAAAATAGTCTTTTGTgtagatttatttaatatatttgtatatatgttctatgtgtttaaatgatTGTGATGTACCTGTAACTCTCTAAGTGTAATAAAATCATAAACTATTTAACATGGAATCAACTGAAGAATTTTGTGATAGCTCCTGGGTAATATGCAGTATTCTTAAAGACTGTATCAGCTGTCTATCTACTCTGTTTTATTTATTTGCCCATGAGTGATTTTCTGAGACTTGTGGCATTTGCATGTGAAGTGTGCCAAAAGGTGACAAACTTTACCACCTGTGGAGCTAGATCCCTGTGGGGACACAAGGTCCTGACTCAATATAGGGTCATTGGTATTTTAACTTGTCATAAATTAGAATGTCAAACTGCATTTGGCtccataaatatgtttttctcttATTCATTTTTATAATTTGAATTAATGTAGAACCTATGTGCAAAGTGTATGTCTAattttatttaagaaaatgttccttcTCTACTTGATGAAAGCATTTGGATAATGGAACTCATTTTGATCTTCATTAACTGGATAATTAACTGATATATTAACAAGCTGACTGGTGATCATTCTAGTGGACATTCATTGACCTGCTcaattacaaaaacatttttttccaaaacacaaaaaacaatcagaaaaaagaaacatattaCTATATTTtggtaatctatctatctatctatctatctatctatctatctatctatctatctatatatatatatatatatatatatatccattaatctatctatctatctatctatctatctatctatatctatccatctatctatccatctatctatctatctaccatctatatattatctctatctatccatctatctatctatctctatctatcatctatatagtaTCTCtaattatctatcatctatatattatctctatctatatatctatatatctatatatatatctatatatccatctatctatctctatctatcatctatctatctatctgtctatctatttatccatctatctagctgtctgtctgtctaccAACGTACATACATTTCTAATAATCTAGTTGTCTAATCATAAAAACAAATGCAGTTTTTATAAACATTACTGAGGGTGTGTTTTCTAACAGGTAAATATTGTACTTGATGAGATTAGTAtcaaatatatattatgtgttgtacaTTCAGATGTATTTATTGGTGCCTTGCTAAATATGGTTTATTCCTTGTGTTTCTCATACAATGTGTATATTTGTCTTACTAACGATAATATGGCCATgcttttaaaaatgtgattttaaaaacaCATGCTAATCTCAAACAATTTTCCTGTATTTTTCTTGCATCTACCAGTTCACTGCTCCTCATAGAAAGTGTGATGACTTCACACCTCACAAACCTGTGTTTGTGCAAGTGGCAGACTCTGTTTATGGCATCTGCACCTACTAAATGTAGGGCTAAGGTGTCAACTTGGGAAACTAAAGAGAACCATAGTAAAATAAGCCCAGACACTACATGCTTCTATATGCTTCAATACATAGcatcaggggcatattttggcctagggcaAAATGATTTAGAGGTGGAAGCAAATTTTTAATGTATAGGCACAATTGTTTGaggtgtggggggcagcagatttctCAATGCCTAGGGTAGCACAAAGGCTAAATACCCCACTGAATCAGAACCAAGAAAATGTTAGCCCTAGGGTTGAAGTCCAATCTGTTAGAAGAGctattaaaaaacatattgcaaGGTTTTCTAATGGTTTCTTGTGATTTTACAATGTTTTAACCACTTAACTTGAATGAGACGCATTTGAGTAGAGGCTTGTGGGaatccctatgtgcagatcaaagttatatacTTATACCCAAAGGCCCTTTTATATggggataaccccttctttttacaATAGAGTTTAGAAAACACACGtacacacacgcgcgcacacacaggcacatacaaacatatgcacgcACACTTGCATACACGCATacccatacgcacacacacatgcatatacgcgcatgcacacatgcacatgcaaTGTTATAGATACAGTGGTCAAGACATGTGAACATATCTGTGTATGCACTGATGGAAAGGAAAGGAGCTCAGTTTGAACAAGGGATACCATAAGGAAGAGATAAATATGATAGTAGAGAAAATAATAGAatcaaagtagattttttttttttttttaattaagtaaattaaattttTGACTCCCATGTTGCTTTAACTCGTGTGAAACAATTTTCAGACAATTTTGATAATTTTGAAAAACCATTTTGCCATGGTATATCttatcttttaactttttttttctttttaattaaaaaaaaatctcaatcacatattaataaaaatgaaatataattgtCTATAAAAAGGTTAAATAGTGATCCGATCCCACATTTGAATTATAATATCTGGGTATagaaaattcaaatgtcacatacAATTGTGGCTTAAAGGAACTGTAAATACCTTGGTATTATTATATAGAAtctttagttatgtataatgaaacaactttttaatatacttttatcatgTGTTTTGCAGtaaatatgatgtttttttgtttttttttaatgtcgaGACTTGGCttacactgacgaggcccaatgaaggctgaaatgatcatctgggattgccgtgttccttgttcaaagaggaattgcctggtacctCAGCActggactaaccgtaataggcgggatcagactgatatactacaaattctactctgtgaaagcattactgggctaaaaagaagctgcacccaggtggtaaatcaccatagaataggctaacaatttattgagctggttgttcgttcctgtgaatgtgcttctctctgtgtgtattatgttattctatagcagcacaacagaaatgtattgtaagtaCAAggtgctaatttaaagggacagtctagtcaaaaggaaacttttatgattcagatagggcatgcaattttaaacaactttccaatttactttaatcatcaaatttgctttgttctcttggtagttttatgaaagctaaacctaggtaggtgcaAACTAATTTCTGAaccattgaaaaccacctcttatctcagtgttttttaacagtgctaattaataagtgtcatatagataacattgtgtgcactgattggctaaaatgcatgtctgtcaaaagaactgagaaaagggggcagtctgcagaggcttagatacaaggtaataacagaggtaaacagtgtattaatataaccgtgtaggttatgtaaaactggggaatgggtgataaagggattatctatctttttaaacaataacaatgttcaagtacactgtccctttaagtaattcaaaCAGCCACAGTTTTAATAAATAAGAAAGTcattaaaagaatgccaaaaatatTAGAAAATGTAAACTTTCACATGTCAAACACTAACTACTATAATACAACAGCGCATTTCAAATTCTAACGCTCTGGAATAGAATCTCATATTTATaatcctttagaatgtaagctcccAAGTCCACCTGCTCAGtagatggtttacagcttacagtaaCTCAAGGAGAGCCCTCTGCCCTTTATGGTTTATGTAaataaaatttgaatattataCTCCACTCCTATATACTTAATGTTACAACGCTGCATAATATGTTGGTAATTTATAaataaacagtaataaaaataataactatgATACTAGCATCTTATCTACTATAGTAgtgttgatttatttttgtttttattgtagtaAAGAGATTTATCTACAAGATCCCATTGTTTTTGCtgtactgtttgcatttttttttttaatttttaccatgGGATTCAAACGTTTACAAGAATTTGATAGTTAAATAAAGAAGTGTGCCAGACTTCTTAATTAGCGTAGGTAAAAGAAGTGTGAAATCTCCACCTGTCTAACACCCCAGTGTAGGAGTCAGAATCCACACCTACAGTGGGTTAGAGAAGGCTGTGTGACCTCTTAGTAAAATATTTTGCCCTGGTAATGTAGACAAGGCTTGACTGTGGGAAAAGAGCTTATAAAATCATGGCCTAATTATACATAATTAAATCCCAATATCAATTTATTAATACTTTCAAAGGATATCACGACCATGCTAAATATTACtcatattacaagataaaagttaTGTGCTGTGTTTGAACACAACAAATAATAGTACTAGAAAAATTagagtgacttgagacctgaactagtaaagtgttagggctacaaaaaGGTTTATAAAACATGATAAACATAttataataaagtattacacttataaatacacatattaaatataagtttaatatagaaataaattaataaaaaaggatttaaaagggatatggcataTGTCAAGGTGTCTGACTAGAGAGCTCTCCAAAGTgattatatatatgctgtatatatatatatatatatatatatatatatatatatatatatagttatcagccatcaacctcaaatacgctggaattccgcagcgtatttgtggcgtaggttgattcgccttagttatcaagccctagataccggcaaaagtagaatttagtgacgtaaacttcgatccgccggactcagtccgacacagatcgattcttacgtcactacagatgttccgcacacaagtgcagcacaatctgactacttttgctagttagcaaaaaactagcaggtacgctctgcacttttccggcccagcgtacctggttttcaaaccgccgccctggaggcggcggatcccataggagtcaattggagtctgaccatagcgaaagttcatgttcgctgctgccagacatcccattgattcctatgggagatgtctacacctaacaccctaacatgtaccccgagtctaaacacccctaatctgtcccccctacaccgcaactaaataaagttattaccccctaaaccgccgctcccggagcccaccgccactatcataaatatgttaacccctaaaccgccgctcccggagcccaccgccactataataaatatgtcaacccctaaaccgccaatcccggaccccgccgccacctacattatacctattaacccctatcctgccccccctataccgtcgccacctataataaagttattaacccctatcctgccccccctacaccgccgccactgtaataaaattattaatccctaaacctaacactaaccctaacacccccctaacttaaatattaattaaataaatctaaataatatttctcttattaactaaattaatcctatttaaaactaaatacttacctttaaaataaaccctaatatagctacaatataaataatacttatattgtagctatcttaggatttatttttattttacaggcatctttcaatttattttaactaggtacaatagctattaaatagttattaactatttaatagcttacctagctaaaataaagagaaatttacctgtaaaataaaaactaacctaagttacaattacacctaacactacactatactttaataaattattcctatttaaaactaaatacttacctgtaaaataaaccctaagatagctacaatataattaataattacattatagctattttaggatttatatttattttacaggtaactttgtatttattttagctagttagaatagttattaaatagttaataactatttaataactacctagctaaaagaaatacaaaattacctgtaaaataaatcctaacttaagttacaattaaacctaacactacactatcattaaattaattaaataaattacctacaaataactacaattaaattaaataaactaactaaagtacaaaaaataaaaaaagctaagttacaaaaaataaaaaaaaataagttacaaacatttaaaaaatattacaacaattttaagctacttacacctaatctaagccccctaataaaataacaaagccccccaaaataaaaaaaatgccctaccctattctaaattaaaaagttaccagctcttttaccttaccagcccttaaacgggccttttgctgggcatgccccaaagaattctgctcttttgcctgtaaaataaaaatcggaacagccaatagaatgcaagctcaatctgattggctgattggatcagccaatcggattgaacttcaatctgattggctgattcaatcagcccatcagatttttcctaccttaattccaattggctgatagaatcctattgagttgcggggggctccaggggcgccggtatagggggtagaacagtttagtgagtgtgggtacttagtgactggggtatcaataaagctgtcaaaaagccgaagagcagcgagatcgaatgagtgataactctcacagtccgctgctcatcgccccgtacttggtgcgcggctttttgacagcttttatgataacttaggcgaaattttgaaagTCTGCGgctgcgatggtaggcgagcttaggcgggcgtgttggaccggcgaaggcaggtaaagtagacggcttgataactaccccccactgagtCACCAGACGGAAAGGTGCTACTTTTGAATGCTAGACAATCCCTGTGTGAGTTGAAGCAGCTGGATCGCCCACAGCCGGTTCAGCTTTGCACTACCCATACCTCTCCCTCAGCAACGCAAGTTACTGGCTTCCATATGAGAGCTCTCGGAGCTGCTTCAAATTTATACCTAGCATGGTACTTTTCAGACATTTCCTATGGCCGTGACCTAGCTGCAGGCTGATGCTCTCTACCATCCCAGATCATCACAAAAGATGCCAGATGGGATGTAGAGCCTGAATATAATTCTAAGACCCTGGTCTGTGGCATAGGGTGAATGACTTGTATACCTAATTATTATATAGGGGACAGCTAATCCCTATAATGAACTCCAACTATTTAAACCTATATGTTTAGTACTACAGTTCCCTTAATGTTTCACACTGGTTTGTTTGATAGTACAGCATAGTCCATTATTGTTTGGTGTTAGTAAGTTAAAAGTTACGCAGCTTAAtaacctcataactgctgtttttatcAAGGTTTATACATAGGCAAGGGCTTCTATTATTATTCTCCTCCTTATATATTCCTATTTATGGAAGACTTTTCATATTAGATTTAAAGTTCGTATTACTGGTCATCCCCTATACATGTCGCTTCTGTAAGCATTTCTCCCTCAGAACCTTCTGTCATTAACTTCATCACATATCACTAGATAGGGGAATTAGGGTTGGCCTTACCTCTGCTCTCTAAATATAGATTTATAGCTACCAGAACAGACATTAATAAACATCGGTTAAGTTCACTAAATACAGATTTATACTACATGCTTGATACTAGGTCACATTATATTGCTTGTTTATATATACCAATATTAATGTAAGATCCTACGTTGGAGGTTCATGCGGGTTTAGCATAAATTTGAGCTCACTCCCATGTTACCATGTCATGCACAGTACGCTTATTTTATCCTACATCTGCATTTAGACGGTATATATGTAGTGCTATTAGTACTCAGCTTTTTTCAATACGTTGCACTATTTGGGAGCTCAGATAACCTGGAGATGCATGGTGACAGGAACTGAGGCGGTTTAGCCTATAACAGAGATAGAATGTGCAAGCGGTAGTATAAGCGATATGGATAATAAGCCATCCTTCACTATTACATTATTCTCTCAATATATCTAAGTTCATTGCATGCTTAATAACCTTTATTGTTATATCAGGGTCTatgtttgtgggtttttttgtaaaaatttctgCTGGTATGCAGAGTACATACCACTTGCACTCATTTACTCTGGTTAGGGGTTTAGATTTAAGTGGTAGTTACTCCCAAAGCTTACCAAGCTAACTCAGTTGATAATATCTTTATAGCCATATGTCCTAGCAATCATTCTCACCACTATATGTTAGTGTATGGTAACTCTGCTTTATGGATAACCCTCTTAGATTATAAGGTACATGTCATACATATTCACAGCCTTAAACTAGGGGACAAGAATGTAGCGCAAGTTACCTTTAAGATAACGTAGATCCTGTAAGCATTACTACAATGGACCCTCGCGCACATTTTAGTTTAGATAGTCTACTTTTCCAACACAAAAGTGGGTTATATTAACTATACCTTAGACAGATGGACCCAAGTTAATGCGTTTAACTACATCCTCCTCATGTGTCCCAAATAGTCTCTAAGACACAGGTAAATATTAGGTTTGGACTAATGATACCTGCCTGGTAAACTGTTTAAAATAACTACGGGTCCTAACATATGTAAGTCAACACTAACGCCACTAACGCCTTGAAACCTTGCGAatcttgtctgaatcacaaaaagaattgCGACTCGAAGAATTGCACTTTTGTAGCACTTCAGGTACCCCAAAGAACAATATTGGACATCAAATTGAGCACAGAGAAACCGATAGATGGAGTtcaagaattaaaatataacttttattagcacaaaaaatgtataaaatcatatacgTGTGTGTAGTTTAAAAACACAAAGTAACTCTATATTATTTGTTGGGTAGCTTTACACTAGCTGAAGACTGTGTACTTTAGTTTTCTGCTAAATTTTGAGAATTATCTGTTGTACACTGTAGTGTATTTATTCAGGAGTGCACAGTTAGCTTATATAGGGATGATCTAAATTCTTACGAAATTGTATTGTTTATTCCCAGTAGGGCATTATCTACCCTTATAAAAGGCAAAACTGCTACTTCTAGTATTAAGCACGTGTACCGTTTACGCTAATATGGGGAAATATGTATTCAGTCTGATCATGTAAAGTATTATTGCAGTACTTCTTATCACTAtctgttgtgttaagtaaaaagcAGTAATGAATTCTGCTTATGTGTATTTTCTCTCAAATCCTGCACAACTTTTATCAAGGTGATATCTGTTTTATAGACTAAGTTATGACTCTAAGGTTGCCGTATAATCATGCAATATGTGTTTGTTGTTAGAGCTCTATTGCTCTTATTTACTCCCAAAGTCGGAGATTATGCATAGATACACGTTTGTATTGTTGGATTCGATTTAGCAACTAATAAGATATTCAATAGTAGTTATGTTGTAGCCTAATATAAGGCATATGTATATAATCAGAGCGAATATCAATTTTTGTTTATAATTAGGTCCTGGGTTTATACTTCAATATTGCACTTATCGTGTCAAACTTCTATGTGGATAACCAGCTGGAGTGTATCTCGTCTGTTTCAGTATAAATAGACAATATCAATAGAGTCTGTACTGATTTAAAATAAGCCTGTATCGTTATTGGACTTAGTTTTGCaattagtattatatttttataaaagttcCTAAAAATCCTGATTTAATAAAGGTATCTATGTAGGTGTTTTGTTACAATGGAGTCATTTCATACACATATGTAGGTGTTGTTTGTACTCTGTCTATTTTTGCCGATACAATGACTTTTTGATAGATATTGAAATCCTGCACCTATTAACACATAGACTAAAAATTGTTTATTATTGCTGGGCCGTTATTTGGTCTCCTTGTGAGTTAAGTAAATACTGGTGTACCAGTCGCTGTTATTTGTTAAGTAGACTGGTTTTTGAAAGTGTTTGGATTATACTTTCTTGTAGAGCGCTCTGCGAACAGTGAAGTCTAGTATGTATTGCTAGATCAATGATAATACTTCGGTTTCTATGTGCAAAAAATCGTGTATATATTGGGCAATTGTCATCTGCAATGCTGCTTGCAACAAAATAGCCGTTATTTTGGCAGGACTATCAATGTAGATATTGCACCAACAGCCTGTAGTTAATGTACTGCTATAAAGCCTTATTTTGGTATAGGTTTTACACCTAACTAGAGTCTACTGCGGTACTGTGTTTAACATATATTGTGCAAATTACACTACTAAGTTTACCCTTAGGGCATTAGGTTATATACTCTTTAGAAAGTTCCCATAATGGTAACGCTTTCAGCAAATTAATTATTTTCAACGTACTATTAAACGAGAAACTATGCTCTTTAAAACAAGTGGGTATTTAGACAATACcttgccctgacatgtttcgccgatggagtttcggctttttcaaaggccttGAAACCTTGTTCCCCCTATGATTTCTAAAgtacccaaaaactttattttcagAGAGCTGACCTCTTCTCTTACTATCAAGCTATACCCCAAGTAAAAAATGATTATGCTTCCCTACTTACGTACATTAGTCCTGGCCTACTGCGGGGGGCTCcgtcccttttctcccctcccccttctcttcttTTCTCCCCCCTATAActtgagcggctctggcccgctgttctctctctcttcccctaaaCACTGTACCCCAAATATGGTTGTTacaaaagccaactccccacatcttGCTGACATTAGAATAGACAGTAATGGAGTATTCCCCTATGGATGTGGGGATAATATCAAAACTTATATAGTATAAAATGAAGTTCAATTTTTCCACAGCCCAACCCTTTTACTTTTGCCACATCAAGACACAAGTTATCTTGCCTATACATACACATCACACTCTGGTGACCTCATCTCTTCTTTCATACAAAAACACCACAATATGACACCTTGTCCTATTCTTCTTATAGGCAGCCTTCTATTTTACTATtcaagttattttattattattttcaatgttAGAATATAGACTTGATGAGTAGAACTGTAAACCTTGACCGGTCTCATTGGATAACCTTCAGGTGATAACATTGTATGTCATGCTTAAATGTAATTATTCTTCTTGGGCGAAATATGTATATTATttctttttgaaacttcaataaaaaaaaaaaaaaaagtccccaagtcaaataacaagccaggaattaaaaccagagctggtagtcagacgagccaagtcaggagccaaagcgagtagtcagacgagccggaatcaggaacaaggagaacagcagattgaggaacaagctagggatcaggaactaggagggatgtcagacagccaggtaatacacaggagctctcacaaacagatctgagacaaacgcaagggcaaagcatactgaacagaggacctttaaataataagtgatgacatcacaattctgagactgcatcctatctcacacagatgatgtacaccagtctggccataaaaggaagtgcaggaaatgagcagcatcacacaatatgcaccagagtcagcaagagaggtgagtaaaatggctgccagcagcacatggcaaacaaaacagggaaaaaaccctgacagtaccctcccctcaacgacccctcccccacgggaggacaaaaggcttattggggaaacgggcatggaaggcacggaggagggcaggagcatgaacatcagaggagggaacccatgaactctCCTCTGGacagtagcccctccagtgaaccaaatactgtacgcggcccctgg is part of the Bombina bombina isolate aBomBom1 chromosome 6, aBomBom1.pri, whole genome shotgun sequence genome and harbors:
- the LOC128664544 gene encoding uncharacterized protein LOC128664544, which encodes MDFSLVQPHIPDEIMPQQYSPLQDWSYPDSEGYSSLSPASSTDSSGFSPPYNQCAFPQDTYSSYNTVLQQRDVLKRPRKNLADKRNQRYGMISNQRQSASEREKMRMRNLSTSLQHLRRYLPPAVAPAGKNLTKIETLRLTIRYISHLSAVLGLDEESMIKKREEEMRSTCPISLSCFQTRTNGLFTEPIAHIPQTQSQYELNPCKLTAPSRMLPEQNSYGMMDNHAAVTCVPEFTAPVMSEEMKTFSSCKLQTTPIAQATVSKTNETFTATSPMSPDLGFCQNIIDDMWDELQDKDFWTSFPPIEINQPHKSANGHIL